A single Anopheles arabiensis isolate DONGOLA chromosome 2, AaraD3, whole genome shotgun sequence DNA region contains:
- the LOC120898478 gene encoding serine/threonine-protein kinase fray2-like yields the protein MPRRSYSRSPSRSKKSSHSAKSSRRRSRSKSRDYDKYRRRDSDKSRRRERSKSRSVASSSAYHRDKKASYRDRSRDRSYRDRTRKRSASRNKYRERKSPDRARYRRSSSSSSSSSTSSSSSSSSSSSSSKSRSDSVSKSSRSPKNPSPPVQVNKESLEKTYTFKSLSDACDDPLNKATKLDELNADEFVPQSFVSSRKAVAPGPAASSIVINLEEQTIKVPTNESTVPAEDPLFHSTFFGSDDSERMARWVKKLYLLRQTIT from the exons ATGCCTCGTCGTTCTTACTCACGTTCCCCGTCACGATCCAAAAAATCAAGCCATAGCGCCAAATCTTCCAGACGCCGATCGAGATCAAAGTCACGGGACTATGATAAGTATCGTAGAAGGGACAGCGACAAAAGCAGACGCCGGGAACGATCAAAAAGCCGATCCGTAGCATCCTCATCAGCGTATCATCGAGACAAAAAGGCTTCGTATCGTGATAGATCAAGAGATAGAAGTTATAGAGACAGAACGCGCAAGAGATCCGCTTCCCGGAACAAGTATCGCGAACGGAAATCTCCTGATCGAGCTCGGTACCGCCGATCGTCCAGCAGCTCCAGCTCTTCATCGACATCTAGctccagcagtagcagcagcagtagcagcagtagcaaaagTCGCAGCGATAGCGTGTCAAAATCATCTCGTAGCCCTAAAAATCCTTCGCCTCCCGTACAAGTCAACAAAGAAAGTTTGGAAAAAACCTACACTTTTAAGTCATTATCGGACGCGTGCGATGATCCATTGAACAAAGCTACGAAACTAGACGAACTGAATGCCGACGAGTTTGTTCCACAAAGCTTTGTATCCAGTAGAAAGGCAGTGGCCCCTGGGCCTGCAGCAAGCAGCATCGTGATAAATCTGGAGGAACAAACGATAAAAGTGCCCACGAATGAAAGCACGGTACCAGCTGAAGATCCCTTGTTTCACAGTACG ttttttggAAGCGACGACAGTGAGCGAATGGCTCGATGGGTTAAAAAACTCTACCTTTTGCGCCAAACAATAACCTAA
- the LOC120898479 gene encoding 39S ribosomal protein L41, mitochondrial, giving the protein MFHIIKRGISTTASLSGKKNFRKFLLYNKRGTRIFKQQRAANPDLYPDMPIDKRGVRDTGVTIDGNFVEIAERIPELIVPNLEGCKFKPYVSYKAPDVVQSEFTSQDLFNSVYAQKIIDDWKSGKLNDDGSPMEPSAEEMQSAEEAWIKARKTGSDIF; this is encoded by the exons ATGTTCCATATCATCAAACGAGGCATCTCTACCACGGCATCCTTGTCGGGGAAGAAGAATTTTCGAAAATTTTTGCTGTACAACAAACGGGGAACACGCATCTTCAAACAACAACGTGCTGCCAATCCGGACCTTTACCCGGATATGCCAATCGACAAGCGAGGTGTGCGTGATACAG GCGTAACCATCGACGGCAACTTTGTTGAAATAGCGGAAaggattccggagctgattgtCCCCAACTTGGAAGGATGTAAATTCAAGCCATACGTCTCGTACAAAGCGCCTGATGTTGTGCAGTCGGAATTCACCAGCCAGGACCTGTTCAATTCGGTGTATGCCCAAAAGATCATAGATGATTGGAAGTCCGGAAAGTTGAACGACGATGGAAGCCCGATGGAACCGTCGGCCGAAGAAATGCAGTCAGCTGAAGAAGCATGGATTAAAGCAAGAAAAACTGGATCGGACATATTTTAA